From one Cyanobacteriota bacterium genomic stretch:
- a CDS encoding ChaB family protein, translating into MTSAFAKPPEKCVSAAFKEEKKLQDAIQRLLNRGVPKERISIIGRNFQSEARITGFLTKKDVILDGLASGALYGSLFGSVLSLVTGVGVLFVPFLGAVVAAGPLGAALLGATSGALYGALGAGLGSALISLGMPQDKAAIYQTRVQAGEFLLVVEVPQEKSGEIFLLLQSAGGEEVATTDMQLPREPDGELTSSDQISPEIKADLSEEAQRTFVETYNQSLSESPEKANALVKAWERIKQLFDRDDNGIFSKRKAD; encoded by the coding sequence CGCCAAACCTCCGGAAAAATGCGTTTCTGCTGCGTTCAAAGAGGAGAAAAAATTACAAGATGCAATCCAGCGTTTACTAAATCGTGGCGTTCCCAAAGAGCGCATTTCTATCATTGGCCGCAACTTCCAATCAGAAGCCCGCATTACTGGGTTTTTAACCAAAAAAGATGTGATTCTCGATGGGTTAGCTAGCGGTGCCCTATATGGCTCTCTGTTTGGCTCTGTGCTGAGCTTGGTTACCGGGGTTGGTGTGCTATTTGTGCCTTTTCTAGGGGCAGTTGTGGCCGCAGGGCCACTTGGGGCAGCCTTACTAGGTGCAACTAGCGGTGCTCTCTATGGGGCACTGGGGGCAGGGTTAGGATCTGCCCTCATCTCACTGGGGATGCCTCAGGATAAAGCGGCAATTTATCAAACACGGGTACAGGCGGGTGAGTTTTTACTGGTGGTGGAAGTGCCGCAAGAAAAGTCAGGTGAAATCTTCTTGCTCTTGCAAAGCGCTGGCGGCGAAGAGGTCGCTACCACGGACATGCAGCTTCCCCGTGAACCAGACGGTGAATTGACCAGCAGCGACCAAATTTCACCGGAGATCAAAGCAGACTTGTCAGAAGAAGCCCAGCGAACCTTTGTGGAAACCTACAATCAGTCCCTCAGTGAATCTCCAGAAAAAGCCAATGCCCTAGTAAAAGCTTGGGAGCGGATTAAGCAGTTATTCGATCGCGATGACAACGGCATCTTTTCTAAACGCAAAGCTG